Proteins encoded in a region of the Populus nigra chromosome 3, ddPopNigr1.1, whole genome shotgun sequence genome:
- the LOC133688752 gene encoding ubiquitin C-terminal hydrolase 12, which produces MTMMTPSPLDQEDEEMLVPHSDLVEGPQPIEVAQVEQTSTVENQPVEDPPSMKFTWTIENFTRLNTKKHYSDVFIVGSYKWRVLIFPKGNNVDHLSMYLDVADSTALPYGWSRYAQFSLAVVNQIHNKYSIRKDTQHQFNARESDWGFTSFMPLSELYDPSRGYLVNDTVVIEAEVAVRKLLDYWSYDSKKETGYVGLKNQGATCYMNSLLQTQYHIPYFRKAVYHMPTTENDMPTGSIPLALQSLFYKLQYNDTSVATKELTKSFGWDTYDSFMQHDVQELNRVLCEKLEDKMKGTVVEGTIQQLFEGHHMNYIECINVDYKSTRKESFYDLQLDVKGCRDVYASFDKYVEVERLEGDNKYHAEEHGLQDAKKGVLFIDFPPVLQLQLKRFEYDFMRDTMVKINDRYEFPLQLDLDRENGKYLSPDADRSVRNLYTLHSVLVHSGGVHGGHYYAFIRPTLSDQWFKFDDERVTKEDMKRALEEQYGGEEELPQTNPGFNNTPFKFTKYSNAYMLVYIRESDKDKIICNVDEKDIAEHLRIRLKKEQEEKEDKRRYKAQAHLYTIIKVARDEDLKEQIGKDIYFDLVDHDKVHNFRIQKQMQFSLFKEEVAKEFGIPVQFQRFWIWAKRQNHTYRPNRSLTPQEEAQSVGQLREVSNKTHNAELKLFLEIELGLDLRPIAPPEKTKEDILLFFKLYDPEKQELRYIGRLFVKSSGKPIEILAKLNQMAGFPPDEEIELYEEIKFEPCVMCEHLDNRASFRISQIEDGDIICFQKSPPLEKEEECRYPDVPSYLEYVHNRQIVHFRSLEKPKEDDFCLELSKVHTYDDVVERVARQIGLDDPSKIRLTSHNCYSQQPKPQPIKYRGVEHLSDMLVHYNQTSDILYYEVLDIPLPELQGLKNLKVAFHHAIKDEVVIHNIRLPKQSTVGDVINELKTKVELSHPNAELRLLEVFYHKIYKIFPPNEKIENINDQYWTLRAEEIPEEEKNLGPQDRLIHVYHFTKESGQNQMQVQNFGEPFFLVIHEGETLAQVKMRIQKKLQVPDDEFAKWKFAFLSLGRPEYLQDSDVVFTRFQRRDVYGAWEQYLGLEHPDNTPKRSYAVNQNRHTFEKPVKIYN; this is translated from the exons ATGACTATGATGACTCCTTCACCGTTGGAT CAAGAAGACGAGGAGATGCTCGTGCCGCATTCAGATTTAGTTGAAGGCCCACAACCAATAGAAG TGGCACAAGTGGAGCAAACTAGTACGGTGGAAAATCAGCCAGTGGAGGATCCCCCGTCCATGAAATTTACGTGGACTATTGAGAATTTTACTAGGTTGAACACAAAGAAGCATTATTCCGATGTATTTATTGTTGGCAGTTACAAATG GCGAGTACTGATCTTCCCTAAAGGAAACAATGTGGACCACTTGTCGATGTATTTGGATGTTGCTGATTCTACGGCTTTGCCATATGGATGGAGTAGATATGCGCAATTCAGCTTGGCCGTGGTCAATCAAATTCATAACAAGTACTCAATTAGAAAGG ACACACAACATCAGTTCAACGCAAGAGAGAGTGACTGGGGTTTTACATCTTTCATGCCTCTGAGTGAACTTTATGATCCAAGTAGAGGATATCTAGTGAACGATACAGTTGTTATTGAAGCTGAAGTCGCTGTCCGTAAGCTTCTAGATTATTGGTCCTATGACTCGAAGAAGGAGACAGGCTATGTAGGACTGAAGAACCAGGGAGCAACATGTTACATGAACTCTCTCCTACAGACTCAGTACCATATTCCTTACTTCCGAAAG gctgTGTACCACATGCCAACAACTGAGAATGACATGCCTACAGGAAGCATTCCATTGGCCCTTCAGAGTTTATTCTATAAGCTTCAATATAATGATACCAGTGTTGCAACAAAGGAACTGACCAAATCTTTTGGCTGGGATACATATGATTCCTTCATGCAACATGATGTGCAAGAACTCAACAGAGTCCTATGTGAGAAGCTAGAGGATAAAATGAAG GGGACTGTTGTGGAGGGGACTATACAGCAGTTGTTTGAGGGTCACCATATGAACTACATTGAGTGCATCAATGTGGACTACAAATCTACAAGGAAGGAGTCATTTTACG ATCTCCAGCTTGATGTGAAAGGTTGTCGAGATGTTTATGCTTCTTTTGACAAATATGTGGAAGTTGAACGACTTGAGGGTGATAACAAATACCATGCTGAAGAACATGGTTTGCAG GATGCAAAGAAGGGTGTCTTGTTTATTGACTTCCCCCCTGTTCTTCAACTCCAATTAAAGCGTTTTGAATATGATTTTATGCGTGACACCATGGTGAAG ATTAATGATCGCTATGAATTTCCTCTTCAACTTGACCTGGATAGGGAGAATGGGAAATATTTATCACCTGATGCAGACAGGAGTGTTCGCAATCTATACACACTTCACAG CGTTTTGGTTCATAGTGGAGGGGTGCATGGTGGACATTATTATGCTTTTATCAGGCCGACCCTCTCTGATCAGTG GTTCAAATTTGATGATGAACGGGTGACAAAAGAAGATATGAAGAGGGCATTAGAAGAACAGTATGGTGGTGAGGAAGAG CTACCTCAGACCAATCCTGGCTTTAACAATACTCCATTTAAATTCACAAAATACTCAAATGCATACATGCTTGTGTATATACGGGAAAGTGACAAGGACAAGATAATTTGTAATGTCGATGAGAAAGATATTGCTGAACACTTGAGG ATAAGGCTGaagaaagaacaagaagaaaaagaagacaagAGAAGATATAAAGCACAAGCTCACCTTTACACAATTATAAAG GTCGCACGAGATGAGGACCTTAAAGAGCAAATTGGAAAGGATATTTATTTTGACCTTGTGGATCATGACAAAGTCCATAACTTCCGGATTCAGAAACAGATGCAGTTTAGTCTTTTTAAG GAGGAGGTTGCTAAAGAGTTTGGTATACCAGTACAATTTCAGCGATTTTGGATATGGGCAAAGCGCCAAAACCACACATATAGGCCAAATCGATCATTGACACCCCAGGAAGAAGCACAATCA GTTGGACAGCTGAGAGAGGTGTCAAATAAGACGCATAATGCTGAATTAAAATTGTTCTTGGAAATCGAGCTTGGACTG GATTTACGTCCCATTGCGCCAcctgaaaaaactaaagaagatATTCTGCTTTTCTTCAAGCTTTATGACCCTGAAAAACAAGAATTGCG ATATATTGGTAGGCTTTTTGTGAAGAGTTCTGGCAAGCCGATAGAAATTCTAGCAAAGCTCAATCAAATGGCTGGCTTTCCACCCGATGAAGAGATTGAACTTTATGAG GAAATCAAGTTCGAGCCTTGTGTCATGTGTGAACATCTTGATAATAGGGCCTCATTTCGAATAAGTCAG ATCGAAGATGGGGACATAATATGCTTTCAGAAATCTCCTCCTcttgaaaaggaagaagaatgtCGATATCCAGATGTGCCTTCATATTTGGAATATGTGCACAATCGACAG ATAGTTCATTTCCGATCTCTGGAAAAGCCGAAGGAGGATGATTTTTGTCTAGAGTT GTCGAAGGTACATACTTATGATGATGTTGTCGAAAGAGTGGCCCGCCAAATTGGCCTGGATGATCCATCCAAAATCAGGTTGACATCCCACAACTGCTACTCTCAGCAGCCTAAGCCGCAACCAATTAAATATCGAGGAGTGGAGCATCTATCAGATATGTTAGTTCACTACAATCAG ACTTCTGATATCTTGTATTACGAAGTTCTGGATATTCCTCTTCCAGAATTGCAAggtctaaaaaatttgaaagttgCTTTCCATCATGCTATTAAAGACGAA GTGGTAATTCATAACATTAGATTGCCTAAACAAAGCACCGTGGGAGATGTGATTAATGAACTTAAAACAAAG GTAGAATTGTCTCACCCAAATGCTGAACTTCGACTGCTTGAAGTTTTCTATCACAAGATTTATAAG ATCTTTCCACCCAATGAAAAAATCGAGAATATAAATGATCAGTATTGGACATTACGGGCAGAGGAG ATCcctgaggaagaaaaaaatcttggtCCCCAAGATCGCCTGATTCACGTGTATCACTTCACAAAAGAGTCTGGACAGAATCAAATG CAAGTACAGAATTTTGGTGAACCCTTTTTCTTGGTTATCCATGAAGGTGAAACTTTAGCTCAAGTTAAAATGCGCATACAAAAGAAACTGCAGGTCCCTGACGATGAGTTTGCAAAG TGGAAATTTGCATTTCTGTCGCTGGGTCGTCCAGAGTACTTGCAGGATTCTGATGTTGTGTTCACCCGCTTTCAG AGAAGAGATGTTTATGGTGCTTGGGAGCAGTACCTTGGCTTGGAGCACCCTGATAATACTCCTAAAAGGTCTTATGCAGTTAATCAG AACCGCCACACGTTTGAGAAGCCAGTTAAAATATACAATTAG
- the LOC133688510 gene encoding glycerol-3-phosphate acyltransferase RAM2-like yields MVSFPTVDKCASIGREKHSVVADMDGTLLRGRSSFPYFALLAFEAGGIFRLLFLLLNSPLAGLLYYFVSESAGIKVLIFATCAGMKLSDIESVARAVLPKFYSSDLHSESWRVFSSCGKRCVLTANPRIMVEAFLKDFLGADLVLGTEISTYKGRATGFVQSPGVLVGKNKADALKKAFGETQPEIGLGDRHTDAPFMALCKEGYIVPPKPEVEAVTTDKLPTPVIFHDGRLVQKPTPLSALLIILWIPIGFILACLRIAAGSLLPMPMVYYAFWALGVRVTIKGTPPPPAKKSIGQSGVLFVCSHRTLLDPIFLSTALGRPIPAVTYSLSRLSEIISPIKTVRLSRDRAADASMIKKLLEEGDLAICPEGTTCREPFLLRFSALFAELTDELVPVAMVNRMSMFHGTTARGWKGMDPFYFFMNPSPAYEVTILNKLPPELTLSGGKSSHEVANYIQRVIAATLSYECTSFTRRDKYRALAGNDGNVVEKTKVQANKVMGC; encoded by the exons ATGGTTAGCTTCCCAACTGTTGACAAATGTGCATCCATAGGCAGAGAAAAGCACAGTGTAGTTGCTGACATGGATGGGACCTTGCTTAGAGGCCGTAGCTCATTCCCTTACTTTGCTCTACTTGCCTTCGAAGCTGGTGGGATTTTTAGGCTGCTTTTCTTGCTCTTGAACTCACCACTAGCAGGACTTCTCTATTACTTTGTGTCCGAGTCTGCTGGAATTAAAGTTCTTATCTTTGCTACGTGTGCCGGAATGAAGTTATCAGATATTGAGTCTGTAGCACGTGCTGTGCTGCCAAAGTTTTACTCTAGTGACCTTCATTCTGAGTCGTGGCGTGTGTTTTCTTCTTGCGGAAAACGATGCGTTCTTACTGCAAATCCAAGAATTATGGTGGAAGCATTTTTGAAAGATTTCTTGGGAGCTGATTTGGTTTTGGGGACTGAGATATCAACTTATAAAGGTAGAGCAACAGGGTTTGTTCAGAGCCCGGGAGTACTTGTGGGGAAGAACAAGGCAGATGCCCTTAAAAAGGCTTTTGGGGAGACACAACCAGAGATTGGACTTGGAGATCGTCATACAGATGCACCCTTCATGGCTCTATGCAAG GAGGGCTACATAGTGCCACCTAAGCCAGAGGTTGAAGCTGTAACTACTGACAAGCTCCCAACACCAGTCATCTTCCATGATGGCCGGCTAGTCCAAAAACCAACACCATTATCAGCACTACTCATAATTCTCTGGATCCCTATAGGCTTCATTTTAGCCTGCTTGAGGATTGCAGCAGGGTCACTCCTGCCTATGCCAATGGTCTACTATGCTTTCTGGGCACTTGGTGTCCGTGTCACCATAAAGGGAACCCCACCTCCCCCAGCCAAAAAATCAATTGGTCAATCTGGTGTCCTCTTTGTTTGCTCACACAGAACCTTGCTTGATCCCATATTTCTCTCCACTGCCCTTGGGCGCCCTATTCCAGCAGTCACATACTCACTTTCTCGTCTCTCTGAAATTATCTCACCAATCAAAACTGTTAGACTCAGCCGTGACCGAGCTGCAGACGCATCAATGATCAAGAAGTTATTAGAAGAAGGTGACCTAGCTATATGTCCCGAGGGAACTACTTGCCGCGAACCGTTTCTTTTAAGGTTCTCGGCTTTGTTTGCTGAATTAACAGACGAACTCGTTCCAGTGGCTATGGTGAATCGCATGAGTATGTTTCACGGAACCACTGCAAGAGGCTGGAAAGGGATGGATCCATTTTACTTCTTCATGAACCCTAGCCCAGCATATGAAGTAACTATCCTGAACAAGTTGCCACCAGAGCTAACATTAAGTGGTGGGAAATCTAGCCATGAGGTGGCAAACTACATACAAAGAGTGATTGCTGCTACTCTCTCCTATGAATGTACTTCCTTTACTAGGAGAGATAAGTACAGGGCACTTGCTGGGAATGATGGGAATGTGGTTGAAAAGACGAAGGTCCAAGCCAACAAAGTAATGGGGTGTTAA
- the LOC133687775 gene encoding probable glutamate carboxypeptidase AMP1 isoform X2: MVVVVLVFDVRGKRIDGLKLRLAEGFAGFSQRYTASKAMNTNWDLVGRQRAEARSNAGDEREEYKARIRCRQPYRRFDFPVYHTAFDSYEWLTKHADSLFHHHVAVAGIWGLLALHLADESILPLDYHSYVEQLQGHPGSLSKLLACNISLHPLVNSIQELASAAKVVEHEIKQLREPGSTSIGAAFYFLPLFFFFLPSLFESLQN, encoded by the exons ATGGTGGTGGTTGTGTTGGTCTTTGATGTCCGGGGAAAGAGGATCGACGGCTTGAAGCTTCGGTTGGCCGAAGGTTTCGCTGGCTTTTCCCAGCGATATACGGCGTCAAAGGCGATGAATACAAACTGGG ACTTGGTCGGAAGACAGCGAGCAGAGGCTAGAAGCAACGCCGGCGATGAAAGAGAAGAATACAAGGCTAGAATCCGGTGTAGGCAACCTTACAGAAGGTTCG ATTTCCCTGTCTATCACACTGCTTTTGACTCCTATGAGTGGTTGACAAAACACGCTGACTCGTTATTTCATCATCATGTGGCTG TTGCTGGAATTTGGGGACTTTTAGCCCTTCACCTGGCTGATGAGTCTATTCTTCCATTAGATTACCACTCTTATGTGGAGCAGTTACAG GGGCATCCAGGTTCCCTGAGCAAACTATTGGCCTGCAACATATCTCTTCATCCTTTAGTAAACTCGATTCAAGAACTTGCCTCTGCTGCCAAGGTTGTGGAGCATGAAATCAAG CAATTGAGAGAGCCGGGAAGTACCAGTATTGGTGCCGCCTTTTACTtcttacctcttttttttttttttttgccctccCTGTTTGAATCTTTACAAAATTAG
- the LOC133688473 gene encoding universal stress protein A-like protein: protein MQEQMLPQPLKEMQIRKRLRIMVAIDDSDGSFYALNWALDNLVDAIVPTTEPSQEESGLVTLVHVQQPFQHHMYPAGSGGAAAFYASSSIIESVRKSQAENATALLSRALQMCKDKMIKAETLILEGDPKDKICRATEQMQADVLVVGSRGLGKIKRALLGSVSDFCAHHAKCPILIVKPPKEITKEIRKTDG, encoded by the exons ATGCAAGAGCAGATGCTGCCTCAGCCGTTAAAGGAGATGCAAATCAGAAAGAGATTGAGGATTATGGTGGCAATTGACGACAGTGATGGGAGCTTCTATGCTCTTAACTGGGCTCTTGACAATCTTGTTGATGCCATTGTTCCAACAACTGAACCGAGCCAGGAAGAATCTGGCCTGGTCACACTGGTTCATGTTCAACAGCCCTTCCAGCACCACATGTACCCTGCTGGTTCTGGTGGAGCAG CAGCTTTTTATGCATCATCTTCGATCATAGAATCTGTGAGGAAATCGCAGGCAGAAAATGCTACGGCGCTACTCTCCCGTGCATTACAGATGTGCAAAGATAAGATg ATCAAAGCAGAAACTCTTATTCTTGAAGGGGATCCGAAAGACAAAATTTGTCGAGCCACAGAGCAAATGCAGGCTGATGTCCTTGTTGTTGGCAGCCGTGGTCTAGGCAAGATCaaaag AGCACTCCTAGGAAGTGTAAGTGACTTCTGCGCCCACCATGCAAAATGCCCCATCCTTATTGTCAAGCCACCAAAGGAGATCACTAAGGAGATAAGGAAGACCGATGGATAG